The stretch of DNA TTGTGAACCATAGCGCCACCCCGGACCTACAAGACCAGGCAGGTAAACCAGATGTCCCAAATACTCTAGGTAGATGGACCCGGAGGGGAGGCAAGGATGCCCAAACCAGACCCTCCCCTCCTCAAAGGAGAGGGAGTTGGGGTGGGGAGTGCAGCAGCCCGTCCATCAGCAACCGATGTGCATGTAAGAGCTGCTATTGTAAACTATAGCACCACCCTGGATCCACAAGACCAGCAGGTAGGTGGACCTCAACACCCCTCCCTAGAAACCAGATGTCCCAAAGACTCTAGGCCCAACAGAGTTACCACCCATTCTCCCAGCACACCCTCGTGAGCCCACGGAGCCAAAGACCAAACGCACCCAGCCGCCTTTCTGCACTGCACAAGGACGGCGACCCACCAGATGTTGCGATCGCTGTGCGTGATCGACGTGCGTGACCGACAACCTCCCCCACTAAAGAAACCCACAAGGCGACCAACAGAACTGACCCCCAATGACAGCCAGATTTGCCGCCCCAGTCCAACCCACTGCAAAGACATTAAGACGTGGCCAGTACCGAGCCACACCAGAAGAGAAAAGGCCACACCACAAGACCAATTCAGACTGACATCGCAATACCAGTACCCCCCCATGCAACCCCAAAGTCCCACCACCCCACTGGGCCCACCCGCATCTTCCAGATGGGTCTATAGTCTACATGGTCCACTCCCCACCCTGTTATGTGcttctccattccccaatggtgAAGCACAACAATCATTAAAGGAAAACCAATTACAGCTTTAGTGTTTCAGTACGTGGAGTGAGACTGTAGAACAGTTTAAATATATACAACTAAAGGAATATCCAAATATGTTTCAGTTCCAAAAGAGCTTTAAAGATTTGCTATTCATAAGGTGATGAAATGAAGatgttttaaaatcactgtATACTAACctatttctttattcattcaattacttttttattttaggtttttttcctGACAGGGCTGGACTTCTAGGTTGGGTCCCAGGCTGGGCAGAACCTCCGGGTTTTGTCCCAGACTGGGAAGAACCTCCGAGTTGGGTCTCGGGCTGGGCAGAACCTCCGGGTTTTGTCCAGACCTGGTACGCAACTCCTGAAGACCAGGAAGACCCAGAAGACCAGGAAGACCCAGAAGACCAGGAAGACCAGGAAGACCCTGAAGACCAGGAATACCCTGAAGACCAGGAAGACCCAGAAGACCAGGAAGACCCTGAAGACCAGGAAGACTCTGAAGACCAGGAAGACCAGGAAGACCCAGAAGCACCACAAGACCCTGAGGAGGACCTTCCAGAGTGGACCGTGTTCTACTACTACGAGGTGGTCCCGACCTGGTACGCAACTCCTGAAGACCAGGAATACCCTGAAGACCAGGAAGACCCAGACGACCCTGAAGACCAGGAAGACCCAGAAGACCAGGAAGACCCGGAAGACCCAGAAGACCCAGAAGACCAGGAAGACCCAGAAGACCCAGAAGACCAGGAATACCCAGAAGACCAGGAAGACCCAGAAGACCCAGAAGCACCAGAAGACCCTGAGGAGGACCTTCCAGAGTGGACCGTGGTCTACTACTACGAGGTGACCCCTGGCTGGGAGACCCCTGAGGAATCTGTTTCCTCAGCCTCCAGTGACTCAGAGGATGAAGGTGAGTATTCCCAGGAGTCACCACTTGGACGCAGTGTCTCCAGGCAGAGGTACGTAGACAGTTCTGAGGAACCTGCATCGTCTGACTCTGACAGTCAGTGTGAGCCTGAGACGAAGAGGCCGAGACGGGACAACAGCTCTGACTCATCTTAGAGTCATCTGTGCATTTCCTTTTCCTGCTCCTCTCCATCTATGAGcagagttctttgtttttaccTGGCTTCCACAGCTAGTCCTTGCGTCTGGCGGGATTAGCTCAGCCTTTGGTACATTGACACCAACCAAGGCTGGCCATTTgagtgtccgtgtgtgtttgtccAGTGCGTCTTGCACCTGGGCTCTTTTGTAAACAGTTGTTTTAGGTAAGTTGGCCTTTGCGTCTTGCAGGGGGGGCTGATGTCCCAGGCAGCGTCTGGTACCTGGACTTTTTGAAATGGTaaggatttaattttttgtttctttatgacGGGCCAGGGCCAGAGTGGTTGTCCTGTCACTGTTGTAAAACCTGTATGATATATTAGGTTATGTTAGGTTAGAGATAACCTTTTCCCAGCAAGTGAAGACAGGATGAGACATCAGCAGAGGACAGAGACCAAAGAAGACTTCTTTatcaaccaaaacaatgtaagcaaaaataCTGAACACACattgaatgtaaaaataaactgttCTTTATAATAATGCCGATAAAATGCCAGCATCCACAGCAGCAGTCCCACAAGCAGCCTGAGGAGGAGAcatcagcagaaagcaaaacaatCAATGTAAGTAAAGCTTCTCATtgacacagaaagacactgaactaatgtttattgtaaaaatagaCATGATTTTACACTAATGCTGTAAAATGTTAGACAGGAGTGCcggcatccactgatggaggaggaggatgaagatggaggAAGGAGCACCAGCACCTACAGCATCTTGAGGAGGAAACATCAGCaggacagaaagacttctattcaccaaaacaatgtaagaaaaatactacacatttaatgtaaaaaaaaaaaaaaaaacattacgcTATACTAATGCCTGAAAAATGTTAGACAGGAGTGCcggcatccactgatggaggaggaggatgaagatggaggaaggagcaccagcatccaggAAACATCAGCaggacagaaagacttctattcacaaaaacaatgtaagctAAATACTAcacatttaatgtaaaaaaaacaaaaaaaaaagacattacgctatactaatgcctgtaaaatgttagACAGGAATGCcggcatccactgatggaggaggaggatgaagatggaggAAGGAGCACCAGCATCTACAGCATCTTGAGGAGGAAACATCAGCaggacagaaagacttctattcaccaaaacaatgtaagctaAATACTAcacatttaatgtaaaaacaaaaaaaaaaaaacattacgctatactaatgcctgtaaaatgttagACAGGAGTGCcggcatccactgatggaggaggaggaggaggatgaagatggaggAAGCAGCTCCAGCATCCACAGCATCTTGAGGAGGAAACATCAGCAGGACAGAAAGACGtctattcaccaaaacaatcaatgtaagtaaagcctctcattacacaaaattaatctgaaTACtcgtttaatgtaaaaaataaagatgactttTATACTAATGTCTGTGAATTGTCTTGTGTTTGATTGCAGAGTTTTGCTTCAGAGGAGAATCAGACAGTTCCAGCTGTTCGTCACCACAGCAGAGAATGAGACACCAGCGCTGCAGTGTTTACACAGACTGCTTTAGTTTAAACTTTATATCAAAAACTATTCAACTTTCAACTCACTTTCCATCACAATCTaagctcatcttcatcactgggatgtttcttcatcagttcttcATACAGACTGACACAGCTCACACGTAGAGAAAATGATTTATGGAATATGACATTTAGACagacttttccttttctcaaAGCTAAAGATTAGCTTTTATATAAGGTTCTAATATTGAAAGCAGAGTATGATGCATACATTCCAACCTCAATTTTCTTTAAAGAATTTACCAAGTATGTTTTAGCTTAAATTGAGTCAATTTCCTTCAACAAATTGccaatgtattgttttttttttatttttttttacaccatctCTCTCCCAGTAGGTCTGACGTGGATATCTGCACACATGTCATGTGTTAGGTGTGCTAAgcatgtatatataaatatattgtacagtataataaattgttatttattgtctatacagtgtctgtgagtatttattagcgGAGTACTTATGCCAGGCTTGAGtaactctaactacattcatctaTGAACACTCACcaattaatttgatttaatttaatttctaacatgaacacaacagcagtgtatttaccacaatgaaaatgctaataatagtaatttaaaaaacaatcaatcaCAGCAAAGTGAGAATAAATGGTTAAAATCCTGCATGTGAAGCCTGTACGTGTTCAAAAAGGACTCGGAGGAAGGATAAACGTATATGATCCTACCCCTTGTACTAACAAATTTGGCTTTAAAataaggcagtaacaaagctttacttcactaagtTTGGTGTTCAaagagttatacatttcaaaatgttaccACAtgttgtgaaaaattcctggtgagaaccctgttttttatatatatatatatatatatgttcataTTCCTTCTGAGTTCttaaattacacatttttgaggatttgttttgggggccacacaaagttacactgagggccacatttaggatgttttgtgttctgtcttatttatttgttgtttcaatggctgttacagaaaaaaactaataaacaaatgtaaacaaatgaaCACCAGTAACAAATCTATTGGGagtaaatattattataaaaaagttaTTGATTTATCACGTTTGACTTTGTGTCACATTTCTTCTGTTTCAGGACAGTAACACATTTTTTCTGtagtaaaaaaacaagttatgtAGATGTTTGTTcccttttttaatcaaaatatgcCGTGACTTTGTTTAATTCCAAGTTTTATTCATCCTGCTGTGATATGTACATTAATAACGATGACACATAAATTCACCTACATCTTTTTTCACCttcaagtaaaaaaacacagaagtcATGTTGGTaggcgtttttttttattatttttttttgtcatgccATTTCTCATTAAAAGCACTAGGTGACAGCAGATCTCATTATATCCTCAAAGGTTTGGAGggattctataaaaaaaaaattgtttggggtcacaatccaaaaacacaggaTCCTCATAGAGCAAGAGACATACTTCAGTCATTCTTTCTTTAGTTTGAAGGAGTTGAACTAGTTGGCAATAtactataatttttttcttaaatgaaaGTGtgccaatttattattattataacactgccctctctttttatatcctccctttaataaagtgtttcttacccttccttagggaggactggtgatggtcacaatcatgcaataaaataaattcattaatttaattgcaataacaaaacatatatTGCTGTCTTTagaagattgcacttcttgaaGTGTTGACCTTTGAGAGCAattgcagagagagagagagaaagagaaaaaaaagaaaattgccaAAAATTACAAATCTGTGTCTGGATTTGTTataaaatgcaggaaaaacagaagactgaccttgaccttaaatatgaatttgagcaaaggtcaaagcacacaagacgactacaaaaataacagaaaattacaacaaaaaacaaataaaatgactcataacaaactaaataacagcaaaagcacacagaatgacatgaggaaacacacaaattgacataaaaaacaaaacaaatccaaaaacagaaaaatacacaaatcgacaacaaaaacacacaaaatctatTGTTCTTCCtggtattaatgctcagattggtcataattttacatgctgacatgaatgttgatattgtggcccttggatcagaggATCACATTGTTGTTTCCCGTCTCTGTTCTGAATGTCACCCATATTCATTCTTCATCTTCCTTTAAACTGCCCTCATTTTATCCTGTTTGATTCTCTTCACTTATTTGCTGCCTTTGTTCAGTCAATCCCTGTCTGCATAGTGTCTTTAACTTCATACTCATGATCGTACTTCAAACTATCTAAAACTTAAATAATTGCTCACATATAGTATTTTCCCCTTAAAGTGACCTCAACAGTGTAATATTTGGGTtcagcaataaaataataacaagtcACTAACATATGGCAgcttagatatttttattttttattatttgtatgaAAATTGAAATAAATCCAAATACCATCTccttaacaaaaaaatcaaaaaaatcaaaaaccataTAGATTAGTTACACTGCAACAAAGCCTCACTGTTggaaaaatgcatttattctTTGTAAGGGTCACTGTTCCTTGGTTGaactaatttttatttattttttgttgaatttattttctctttaaactTTTGTATCTGGTTTCTATATGAGTGTTGTTCTTTTCTCCCAGTCTTTGCACTGAAAAGAAAGCTACTTTGTTTTACAGGAAATCAAAACCTTAGACTGGTGTCCCAGCTTTCCTGAAAATCACGTGATCACCCAAACAAGTTTCCACTCCCATAGCTGCCACCCCCATTGCCCCTACCCTATGGTTGTCAGATGAGACGCTTGATTAATGCATGTCGGCAGTTACAACATTCCTATGGTTTGTTTTCGAAGATgcaaacacctccaaaggtttCTGGTGtaacaaaagaagacaaaacagTATTATTAATGAATTCTCATATTAAGCACCTGCCCCTGGCACCAGGTTTGCTCAGAAAATGACACATGAACAATGAAACTCAAAGAAACTCATTGACCTACCTTCCTTTGAAATGAAGTCTTCTTCACATTTCCACACCCTCACTGCTTCAATGA from Gouania willdenowi chromosome 9, fGouWil2.1, whole genome shotgun sequence encodes:
- the LOC114469417 gene encoding acidic repeat-containing protein-like; translation: MPKPDPPLLKGEGVGVGSAAARPSATDVHVRAAIVNYSTTLDPQDQQHTLVSPRSQRPNAPSRLSALHKDGDPPDVAIAVRDRHVLKSLYTNLFLYSFNYFFILGFFPDRAGLLGWVPGWAEPPGFVPDWEEPPSWVSGWAEPPGFVQTWYATPEDQEDPEDQEDPEDQEDQEDPEDQEYPEDQEDPEDQEDPEDQEDSEDQEDQEDPEAPQDPEEDLPEWTVFYYYEVVPTWYATPEDQEYPEDQEDPDDPEDQEDPEDQEDPEDPEDPEDQEDPEDPEDQEYPEDQEDPEDPEAPEDPEEDLPEWTVVYYYEVTPGWETPEESVSSASSDSEDEGEYSQESPLGRSVSRQRYVDSSEEPASSDSDSQCEPETKRPRRDNSSDSS